The following are from one region of the Gossypium hirsutum isolate 1008001.06 chromosome D03, Gossypium_hirsutum_v2.1, whole genome shotgun sequence genome:
- the LOC107950491 gene encoding L-type lectin-domain containing receptor kinase IX.1: MASKILFAFLLLIIPYVNPLSFNFPSFSPNMQGIRFEGDAFSSSNVLQLTKNNAIESLTGSIGRASYDQPVRLWDASNRRLTDFTTHFTFIIQAVNLSEYGDGLSFFMAPFESEMPRNSSDGYLALFDPDMATSNFSENNIVAVEFDSFRNEWDPSDDHVGINVNSIISVTNVTWKSSIKDGRRANAWVSYNATTTNLSVFLTYADNPVFSGNSSLALTVDLRDVLPEWVRIGFSASTGRQVEIHNILNWSFDSSLETGEGEGKNLGLILGLALGFGLLGGGLCLFFFIMRRRRARLNDNDEAIDVTMDDEFEKGTGPKRFTYSELSRATNAFAEVGKLGEGGFGGVYKGLLSESNTEVAVKRVSRGSKQGKKEYISEVKIISRLRHRNLVQLLGWCHEKGELLLVYEFLPNGSLDSHLIGGKIMLTWTVRYKIALGLASALLYLHEEWEQCVVHRDIKSSNVMLDSNFNAKLGDFGLARLVDHDMGSQTTVLAGTMGYLAPECVTTGKASKESDVYSFGVVALEIACGRKPVETRQEPSKVRMVEWVWDLYGKGQLLEAVDNRLGDDFDEQQIERLMVIGLWCCHPDYTLRPSIKQVINVLNFEAPLPSLPSKLPVPMYYAPPIDLCKFSYTTSSTGVTDSEKDRTQCSCSSCSKRAYSTTSTSSGTALLNSQKSN, translated from the coding sequence ATGGCTTCCAAGAtcctttttgcttttcttttgcTAATAATCCCTTATGTCAATCCGCTTTCCTTCAACTTCCCTAGCTTCTCTCCCAATATGCAAGGCATTCGATTCGAAGGCGATGCTTTCTCGTCCAGTAACGTTCTTCAGCTCACGAAGAACAATGCAATCGAGAGCCTTACCGGTAGCATCGGACGTGCCTCGTACGATCAACCGGTTCGTCTTTGGGACGCTAGTAACCGAAGGCTAACAGACTTCACCACACACTTCACCTTCATCATACAAGCCGTCAATCTTAGCGAATACGGTGATGGACTATCCTTCTTTATGGCACCGTTCGAGTCTGAAATGCCCCGGAATTCGAGTGACGGGTACCTTGCGTTATTTGATCCGGACATGGCTACCTCTAACTTCTCCGAAAATAACATCGTTGCAGTGGAGTTCGATAGTTTCCGAAATGAATGGGATCCAAGTGATGATCATGTAGGCATCAATGTCAATTCCATCATATCTGTTACAAATGTAACATGGAAAAGTAGCATTAAAGATGGGAGAAGGGCTAACGCATGGGTAAGTTATAATGCTACCACAACAAATCTAAGTGTGTTTTTAACTTATGCTGATAATCCAGTTTTTAGTGGAAACTCTAGCCTTGCACTTACTGTTGATTTGAGGGATGTTTTACCGGAATGGGTTAGAATAGGTTTCTCGGCATCCACGGGTCGTCAAGTTGAAATTCACAATATTCTCAATTGGAGTTTCGATTCGAGTTTGGAGACCGGTGAAGGGGAAGGGAAGAATTTAGGGTTGATCCTTGGTTTGGCACTCGGTTTTGGTCTATTGGGTGGCGGGTTGTGTTTGTTTTTCTTCATCATGCGGAGAAGAAGGGCACGTTTGAACGACAATGATGAGGCCATCGATGTCACTATGGATGATGAATTCGAGAAAGGGACGGGACCGAAGCGGTTCACGTATAGTGAACTAAGTCGTGCGACGAACGCTTTCGCTGAGGTCGGAAAGCTCGGAGAAGGAGGATTTGGAGGGGTTTACAAGGGCTTGTTAAGCGAGTCAAACACAGAAGTAGCAGTAAAGAGGGTCTCGAGAGGATCTAAGCAAGGGAAAAAAGAGTACATATCAGAAGTGAAGATTATTAGTCGTCTGAGACATCGAAATCTGGTTCAACTACTCGGTTGGTGCCACGAGAAAGGCGAACTCCTCCTTGTTTATGAATTCTTACCGAACGGAAGTCTTGATTCTCATCTCATTGGGGGTAAAATAATGTTAACTTGGACCGTAAGGTACAAAATTGCACTTGGTTTAGCCTCTGCTTTATTGTATCTACATGAAGAGTGGGAACAATGTGTGGTACATAGAGACATAAAATCTAGCAATGTCATGTTGGACTCAAATTTCAATGCAAAGCTTGGGGATTTTGGTCTCGCAAGACTTGTGGACCATGACATGGGTTCACAAACAACTGTCTTGGCCGGCACCATGGGTTACTTAGCCCCCGAATGCGTCACTACGGGTAAAGCTAGCAAAGAATCAGATGTTTATAGCTTTGGAGTCGTGGCCCTTGAGATTGCCTGCGGAAGAAAGCCGGTTGAAACGAGGCAAGAACCGAGCAAAGTAAGGATGGTAGAATGGGTTTGGGACCTTTACGGTAAAGGCCAACTTCTTGAAGCCGTGGATAATCGACTCGGCGACGACTTCGACGAGCAGCAAATTGAACGTTTGATGGTTATTGGGCTATGGTGCTGCCATCCTGATTATACTCTTCGGCCTTCGATAAAGCAAGTTATAAATGTCCTGAACTTTGAAGCTCCATTGCCTAGCTTGCCGTCAAAGTTACCAGTGCCGATGTATTACGCACCTCCCATAGATCTCTGCAAATTTTCTTACACGACATCATCAACTGGTGTCACAGATTCAGAGAAAGATCGAACTCAATGTTCTTGTAGTAGCTGTTCTAAACGTGCATATTCAACAACATCAACAAGCTCTGGGACAGCTCTTTTAAATTCTCAAAAGAGTAATTAG
- the LOC107950907 gene encoding probable rhamnogalacturonate lyase B: protein MEKVVNMSHWRSKLVLWMIMVIQLSLFLSVFSTEIHARKLLKDNHINTNDVRLHISDRQVIIDNGLVEVTIENPSGYLIGIKYKEMENVLERRNHNSNRGYWDIVWDDDAYDKLETKHVEVITQTNDIVELSFTKTWNSKNHGKTLPLNIQKRYIVRRGISGVYMYGIFERQEDFPEAHMYQIRIAFKLKEDKFRFMAISDTIQRVMPQSEDRVKGHSKPLDFKEAVLLTNPSNPKLKGEVDDKYQYSTENKDNKLNGWISDHDAVGFWIMTPSNEFRTGGPHKQDLTSHVGPTALSMFVSTHYTGTEIDTFYKEGEAWKKVFGPVLIYLNSASSKDDDHRKILWNDAKRQLSEEIESWPYNFTRSEDFPHSQQRGQVNGQLLVQDRYMDKQLMQAKSAFVGLAPPGEVDSWQKEGKGYQFWTQTDKIGRFNIKNVRPGVYNLYAWVHGFIGSYKLDLNITIQPGNKIELGTLIYDPPRNGPTLWEIGIPDRTAAEFFIPEPYPQYVNSITNDGADKFRQYGLWDRFSNIYRDSDLVYTVGASNYSKDWFFAHVPRKTGDDRYRPTTWQIKYNLQDVNNRGTYTLQMAIAAASFAEVEVRFNDPNSDRPHFTTRRIGYDNAVPRHGIHGLYRLYSIEVPGYRFRKGNNTIYLTQTRSDNPFEAVMYDYIRLEGPNSLND from the exons ATGGAGAAGGTGGTAAACATGAGCCATTGGAGAAGTAAGCTTGTTTTGTGGATGATAATGGTGATTCAATTATCACTGTTTCTCTCTGTTTTCTCTACTGAAATCCATGCCAG AAAACTCCTAAAGGACAACCACATTAACACTAATGATGTCCGGTTACACATAAGTGACCGCCAA gtGATTATTGATAATGGACTTGTTGAAGTCACTATCGAGAATCCATCTGGTTACTTGATAGGAATTAAATATAAAGAGATGGAAAATGTACTTGAAAGGAGAAATCATAATTCCAATAGAGG GTACTGGGACATTGTGTGGGATGATGATGCCTATGATAA ACTGGAAACCAAACACGTCGAGGTCATAACACAAACTAATGACATTGTAGAGCTTTCCTTTACCAAAACATGGAATTCTAAAAACCATGGAAAGACACTTCCCCTGAACATACAAAAAAGGTACATAGTCCGGCGCGGCATCTCGGGGGTCTACATGTACGGCATTTTCGAGCGCCAGGAAGATTTTCCGGAAGCTCATATGTACCAAATAAGGATTGCTTTCAAGCTCAAGGAAGACAA GTTCCGGTTCATGGCGATATCGGACACGATACAACGGGTCATGCCTCAAAGTGAAGATCGGGTCAAAGGTCATAGTAAGCCTCTTGACTTCAAAGAAGCTGTTTTACTGACAAATCCATCAAATCCAAAACTTAAAGGAGAG GTTGACGATAAGTACCAATATTCTACTGAGAATAAAGATAATAAACTTAACGGTTGGATATCGGACCACGATGCCGTCGGTTTTTGGATAATGACCCCTAGTAATGAGTTTCGAACCGGCGGTCCGCATAAACAGGACCTTACTTCTCATGTCGGTCCGACTGCCCTTTCG ATGTTTGTTAGTACGCATTATACCGGAACCGAAATCGACACATTCTATAAGGAAGGAGAGGCTTGGAAAAAAGTTTTTGGTCCGGTTTTGATCTATCTTAATTCTGCTTCTTCAAAGGACGATGATCACCGCAAGATCCTGTGGAATGATGCTAAAAGACAG ttGAGTGAAGAAATAGAAAGTTGGCCTTACAATTTTACCCGATCAGAAGATTTTCCTCACTCTCAACAACGAGGACAAGTTAATGGACAACTGCTAGTGCAAGACCG GTACATGGATAAGCAATTAATGCAGGCAAAATCTGCCTTTGTGGGGTTGGCCCCCCCTGGAGAGGTTGATTCATGGCAAAAAGAAGGAAAG GGCTACCAATTTTGGACTCAAACCGACAAGATTGGTCGTTTCAACATAAAAAATGTCCGACCAGGGGTGTATAATTTGTATGCTTGGGTCCATGGTTTCATTGGAAGCTACAAATTAGATCTCAATATCACTATCCAACCag GAAATAAGATCGAATTGGGTACACTTATATATGATCCACCAAGAAATGGACCGACATTGTGGGAAATTGGGATTCCAGACAGGACAGCGGCCGAGTTCTTCATACCTGAACCATACCCACAATATGTCAATTCAATCACCAATGATGGTGCAGACAA ATTCAGGCAATATGGATTGTGGGATCGATTCTCGAATATTTATCGTGATAGTGACCTTGTCTACACTGTGGGTGCAAGCAACTATTCAAAGGATTGGTTCTTTGCTCATGTTCCAAG GAAAACCGGGGACGATAGGTACCGACCAACAACATGGCAGATCAAATACAATCTCCAAGATGTAAACAATAGAGGAACCTACACTCTCCAAATGGCAATAGCAGCAGCTTCTTTTGCAGAAGTAGAG GTTCGATTCAACGATCCAAATTCCGATCGACCTCATTTTACAACCAGAAGAATCGGTTACGACAACGCCGTACCAAGGCACGGGATTCACGGATTGTACAGATTGTATAGCATTGAAGTACCTGGATATAGATTTCGTAAAGGGAACAACACAATATATCTAACTCAGACAAGAAGTGACAACCCTTTTGAAGCTGTAATGTATGATTACATTCGATTAGAAGGGCCTAATAGTTTAAACGATTAG
- the LOC107950489 gene encoding probable mannitol dehydrogenase: MARLPEEVHSNKAFGWAAKDSSGVLSPFNFFTRETGEKDVTFKMLYCGICHSDLHMVKNEWGNSIYPLVPGHEIVGEVTEIGCKVQKFKVGDRVGVGCMVGSCHSCDNCINNLENYCPKMIFTYGTKYYDGAVTHGGYSNTMVVDEHFVVSIPENLPLDATAPLLCAGITVYSPLRFYGLDKPGLRVGVVGLGGLGHLAVKFAKAMGTNVTVISTSPSKQKEALENLSADSFLVSRDQDQLQAAIGTLDGIIDTVSAQHPLLPLLGLLKSHGKLVILGIPGKPFELQVFPLIQGRKLIGGSMIGGMKETQEMINFAAEHNIKTDIEVIAMDYVNTAMDRLLKGDVKYRFVIDIGNTLMPSS, translated from the exons ATGGCAAGATTGCCAGAAGAAGTGCACTCCAACAAGGCTTTTGGATGGGCAGCCAAAGATAGCTCTGGTGTTCTTTCTCCCTTCAATTTTTTCACAAG GGAAACAGGGGAAAAAGATGTGACTTTCAAGATGCTTTATTGTGGGATATGCCATTCAGATCTTCATATGGTTAAGAATGAATGGGGAAATTCCATTTATCCTCTTGTCCCCGG GCATGAGATTGTTGGTGAAGTGACTGAAATTGGATGTAAGGTTCAAAAGTTCAaagttggagatagagttggAGTTGGCTGCATGGTTGGTTCATGCCATTCTTGCGACAATTGCATCAACAATCTTGAGAATTACTGTCCCAAAATGATTTTCACCTATGGGACAAAGTACTATGATGGAGCTGTTACACATGGAGGTTACTCCAACACTATGGTTGTCGATGAACACTTTGTCGTTAGCATTCCCGAGAACCTGCCTCTTGATGCTACTGCCCCTCTTCTTTGTGCCGGAATCACGGTGTATAGTCCGTTGAGATTCTATGGACTCGATAAGCCTGGTTTGCGTGTTGGTGTTGTTGGACTAGGAGGACTAGGCCACTTAGCTGTGAAATTTGCAAAGGCAATGGGAACCAATGTTACGGTGATCAGCACATCTCCTAGTAAGCAAAAGGAAGCATTGGAAAATCTCAGTGCCGATTCGTTTTTAGTCAGCCGAGACCAAGATCAGCTTCAG GCTGCCATTGGCACATTGGATGGAATCATCGATACGGTATCTGCCCAACATCCATTGTTGCCATTGCTTGGGCTGTTGAAATCTCATGGGAAGCTTGTGATTCTTGGTATTCCAGGGAAACCATTTGAGTTACAAGTATTTCCTTTGATTCAAG GGAGGAAATTAATAGGAGGAAGCATGATTGGAGGAATGAAAGAAACTCAAGAAATGATTAATTTTGCAGCTGAACACAACATAAAAACAGACATTGAAGTTATAGCTATGGACTATGTGAATACCGCCATGGATCGCCTTCTCAAAGGTGATGTTAAATACAGATTTGTGATTGACATTGGTAACACATTGATGCCCTCCTCTTAA